In Desulfuromonas sp., the genomic stretch CTCGATCCAGGCGATGCCGAACTTTTTCGGGGGCTTGCCGATAAAGACGATGCCTCCATCTTCTCCCGGCACCACCTCCACAGGCTCATGCACCTTTTCGAAGAGGGCCTGGAGCTGGCCGCTGATTTTTTCCAAATGTCCCGCGACCGGGCCAGCCGGGTCCAGGTCCGGGTAATCCAGCTTATTGCCGAACATTTTGTTGAAAAATCCCATAAGATGGCTCCTTTCCTGCCGACGGGTTAATTATTTATAACAGTATTATAGTCTGCCGCTTTTTCAAGACCTGAGGGACACTGCATAGGACGGATGGGGGTCAAGAGCCCCTGCCCCCGGCAGGAGCGGGGAAACAGAGGATGCCTTGTCGTTTCGGGGAGACGTGTGCTATAAGAGTTCGTCCATGAAGTGACTCTTTGGAGGGACGATGGAATGAAGCAAAAGGCGCCGTGACCGATTGGGTTGTGGCGCCTTTTCTCTTGAACCCCAAAGAACAATTTGCCCAACCTGAACATTTGAGGTGATTCTTGACCGAAGAGAAGCAACCCGACCACCCCGAAGAGGGGGTGGAGGTCCCGTACGAGCAGATCAACCCGGACACGCTGCGGACCATGATCCAGGAATTCGTGACCAGGGACTGGTCGGACTTCGGGGACGACAGCTATACGATGGAGGGCAAGATCGCGCAGGTGCTTCAACAGTTGCGGGACAAAAAGGTCAAGGTCGTTTTCGA encodes the following:
- a CDS encoding YheU family protein, encoding MTEEKQPDHPEEGVEVPYEQINPDTLRTMIQEFVTRDWSDFGDDSYTMEGKIAQVLQQLRDKKVKVVFDLKSQTANIVVRR